CCTACTTCGTCACTTCCCATCTCGTGCAACCTTTGAATATGGTATGAGAAGACCCGGCAGAAGCCGGGTCCGATGATTCGAACAATTGATTGGCTATATGCCGTTAATTACCGCTCTTTCCAAGAACACCGTCCACAAACACACTCATGTTGAGCATATCGGGATCACTCATCTTCTCACCGGCAGGTACCATCATACTCCCATCCTGGGCCTTGACAGGTCCCCAGAAAACATCCCATTCTCCGGCCTCGATCTTAGCGGTCTCTTCATCGACCAGGGATGTAACATCGTCGGTGACCTTCGGGCTGAACTCGGAAAGCTCAACAACGCCGTCTTTCAAGCCACCCCAGAAGGAGTGAGACTTCCAGACCCCAGCCATGGCCTGCTCGATGGTTTCAGCATAATAGGGTCCCCAATTCCACATGGGACTTACAAGGACGGAATCACCAACGAATTTGCCCATATCGGAGTCGTAACCGATGGAAACCATTCCCCGTTCCTGGGCAGCCTTCTGCGGTTCGGTAGTATCCTGGTGCTGAGTAATCAAATCACAGCCATCGTCAAGCAATGCAACGGCGGCCTCCCGTTCTTTTACAGGGTCGTACCAGGTGTTGGTCCAAACGACCTTGACGGTGGCATTCGGATTAACCTTTCTCGCACCAATGGTAAAGGCATTGATTCCACGAATAACTTCGGGAATAGGGAAGGCGCCTACGTAACCGATTTTGCCGCTCTTGGAACTCTTTCCGGCAACCAGTCCGGCAAGATAGCGAGCCTGATACATTCGGCCGAAATAGGTCGACATGTTCTCAGCAGTTTTATAACCGGAACAATGCTCAAAATAGACATCAGGAAACTCCTGGGCAACCTCGTACATGAAATCCATATAACCAAAGCTGGTGGCAAAAATCATGTCGTATCCCTTCTGAGCATACTGACGGATGATCCTTGCGGCATCAGGCCCTTCGGGCACATTTTCGATAAAGGTTGTTTCAACCTTATCCCCGAGCTGAGCCTCTACATATTTTCGCCCCCTTTCATGCTCATAGGTATAGCCGAGATCCCCCGGAACACCTATATAAACAAAAGCAGCTTTAAAGGGTTCTGCCTGTGCTTCCTGCGACTCCGCTGCGGGCACTTCGGCAACCGGTTCTTCCTTTTTCTGGCAGCCGGCAAAGAATACCGACATAAGCACCAGCCCCACAATCAGCGTGAGTAATACCTTTTTCATCTCCACTCTCCTTTTATTGGAAATTTACAACATTGTACAACAGAACAAGAAGGAGGCAAATAGTTTTCATAAAAATAGTGTTCGGAATCGTGGTGATATCGAAACAGCAACTACAACTTAGCACCAAGATAACTGGCAAGACGCAACAGATCGGCGAACACACCTCCAGCCGTTACCTCAGGCCCTGCACCAGGCCCCTGAATAACAAGAGGCTGCTGCCGATATCGTTCGGTCGTAAAAGCCACGATGTTATCGCTTCCCGTGATACGAGCAAAAGGATGATCCATCGGGTAGCCCTTCAATTCGACACGGCAGTTTCCCGACTCATCGATGGAACCGACATACTTGAGCATCTTGTTCTCAGCCTGGGCACCCTTAAGCAACCCGTCCATCTCCTCGTCTATGTCGCTCAGCTGTTCCATAAATTCCGAAACCGGGACCTCCACGAGATGGGGAGGGACCAGGCTCTTCACCGGAACATCCCCGACCTCAACGGGGTAACCGACCTCTCGGGCAAGAATTACCGTTTTTCGAACAATATCCATCCCCGAAAGGTCGTCCCGGGGATCAGGCTCGGTATACCCCAGCTTTTTCGCTTCGGCAACCAACGAGCTAAATGGCGCGGAACCGTCGAATCGCCAGAAAAGGTAGGCCAACGTACCTGAAAAAACGCCTTCGATGCTTATTATCTTGTCTCCGGTACGGATAAGCTCGCGCAAGGTCCCAATGATAGGCAGACCGGCACCAACGGTCGTTTCATATAAGAAGTGGCGACGGCGCCGATTGGCAATTTCCGTCATTTTCGTGTATTCATTCCATGGTGCCGTACCGGCCTTTTTATTGGGGGTGATGATATGGATTCCTCGATTCAACCACTCTGCATACCGTTTGGGAAGTTCATCACTGGAGGTACAGTCGATGATCACCGCATGAGGAAAATAGTCTGCAGCGACATGGTCGACGAAGCGATCGATATCAGCCTCTTCTGCATGCTCTTCAAGCGTCTTTTTCCAGCCGTCGATGTCGATTCCCTGCTCGGCAAGGGTCATTCTCCGGCTATCGGTAATCCCCCTGACCCGAAGATCGAGGTTAAAGGCTTTACGAAGCGCCTTACTTTCACCTGCAATCTGATTGATGAGGGTTCCGCCAATCAGTCCAGGCCCGATAATCCCGATACTGAGACTCTGGGGGGAAAGATAGAAGCCAGCATGTACCGCTCGAAGCGCCCTGGCCGAATCGGAACGACGTATCACCGCGCTGATGTTGCGCTCTGATGAGCCTTGTGCAATGGCTCGTACATTGACACCGGTCTTGCCAAGAGCACCGAAAAAATTCGCGGCAATTCCGGGAATACCGGACATCTGGTCCCCTACCGCAGCAAGGATGGCACAATCCCCTTCTATATCGATAGAGTTGATTCGATACGTGGCGAGCTCGGAGGCAAAGGCTCCTGTCGCCGTCTCCTTCGCCTCTTCCCCCTGGGCGGAAGGAACGGCACAGCAAATCGAATGCTCGCTGGAGGCCTGGCTGATCAGAATAACGGAGATCCCTTTTCCGTTTAGGGCACGAAAAAGTCTGGCGGAAATTCCGGGAACACCGATCATCCCCGCCCCTTCAATATTCAAAAGTGCGATATCCGAGATAATCGAGAAACCTTTTACGGGATGGTCCGCACCATTTGTGTTTTTTCCCGATATTCTGGTTCCCGGGAAATCGGGATGGGCAAAAGGAGAAATGCTGATGGGAATATCCTTGATCATCGCGGGAGTCATGGCAGGAGGATGAAGAATGTCCGCCCCGAAAAAAGCGAGTTCCGTTGCTTCTTGGTAGGTAAGTTCGGGAATCACCTCTGCTCCCGGAACCATATTGGGATCGGCACTCATGACCCCGTCGACGGAGGTCCAAATCCGCACCGCTTCGGCCTCTACAAGATTGGCAAAAATCGTTGCGGTCATCTCCGCACCGTCGGAGTGAAAAGAGGCCCCGCCCCCGTTTTCAAGGGCTGCAAGGCCCCCGGGAACGACAAGGACATCAAAGGAATTGTCTTTTTCCAGAAAATTCTTCCACCGCAGCTCGGTCTCGCTCCAGCACACTTCCGGACCGGATTCGCTGTAGCGAATGACCAAAACCTCTTCCGCATTGCCGTAACGGACGGATAAGCCCTCGGCCTTGAGGCGTGCGGCAATCGCAGCCGTAATCCATATGGTTCCTAGTGAACTGATATAGTAGCGGGTTCTGTCAGAACAGTCCCTGACAAGCCATACGGCCCTGATGATGTCTTCAAGATCATGGAAATCACGCCGCAGGCGCTCATCGAACTGATCACGATAAAGGGAGGGAACCATTTCATCGATCATGGAAAAACGATTCTCCCGCAGCTCCTCCATCCGGCCCCACAATTGTTCGTTTCTGGCCATTGCCAGATGTATCAAAGATATGAGGATCCCGGTGACATCTTTCTCTGAGGCAACGGAGACAACGGAACGCATGTCTGTGCCGTCGGAGAGAATCTCCTTTAAACGATTAATACCTTCGCGGCTTCCGCATGCCCTGCCGTCTACCCGATGTACAAGCCACCCGCTCATATCTTTCTCCTTGTCGTAATAAGATACTAGTAAAAAAAATACCCGAAGCTCCTTAAAGGCGCTCCGGGTATCTGCACTTCGTCGGTTAAAACAGAAAAGCCCTGCTTTACGCCTTCACAACTTTGTTGCTTTTCAGGCAGCGAGTGCAGACTGTAATAGTCTTTTTCTGGTTTCCGACAAGAGCCTTCACCTTTACCAGGTTAGGCTTAAATACGCGTTTCGTTCTGACTCCGATATGCTGGCCGGCCCCCCCCTGTTTCTTGGGTTGACCCTTTCGCGGTACGCTATGGCCGGCTACCGTTCCTTTTCCACAAATTTCACATCTCCGCGACATCGTTTCGTACCTCGACTTATTATTCACCCTACAAAGGCACCGGCACTATAGCAGATTCGGCAAAACATGTAAAGCCATGGAAAGGTGCTATTTTACTCTCTTTCCACGCGACGGGTGTCAAATAAATTCCCGGCAAGAACCCCAGCCGTTTCAAAAGCCGCCGATTCAATTGACGCTGCACTTCGACGAAAGTGGTCGGGATACTGTGAGGCAAAAAGCTCCAGCCGCTCTTTTTCCTCAGGCTTGGCAACTATCAATGTCGGAATGGTATGATTGAAAAAGTAGGAATCAACCCTGCTTATATCCTGCTGCATAAGATACGCCATAAATTCATTCACCAAGAGATAATTGTCTTGTAAGACATTATAACGCTTCCAATCAAGGAAGATACGCCAAAAATCTTGTTCTTCGGCCGAAAGCGTGTTCCAATAGGAAAATACCCGATCACGAAAAGGCTTACTTGAGAAGAAAAGACCGTGATATCCTTCATGGACCAAAAAGAGATAACGCAGCCGGTCGGAAGACTCCCTGGAAAGAGAAAGGAATCCCCCATCCACACCTTTCCAGCCGCCCGCTTCATCGGGAGCAATGATGTTGTTCTCCTCCAGAATATCCCGCAGCATGTATTCTTCGTCGTTTAGAGGGAATTCCAGACGCTGTGCCTCGGTAAAAAAGCGAGCAAGATCTTCGCTACGATAGTCGTGGGCATTCCAGCCGTGGCGCTTTTCCAGCGCCTCATTTGGTAAGAGCTCCCCGGCGCTGCCCTTTTTTTCGACAAAAAAAGCAAGCCGTTTCAACATTGCCGATTGGACCGCATAGTCCCGATAATCAAAAATCAGGAGCTGAGGAAAAAGGTTCCATGAATAGAGTTCAAAATCACTCCGTCGCCATGTGGAGGCCGAACGGTCGAGGACCTCACCCATGTCTGCGGGCATGGGCGACCATCGGTTATCGGTCCACAAGGCCCTTCGATTGATGCGCAGGGCCTGCGGGGTAAGCCCCTCTTCGCCTTCAAGCTCAATCCGAAGATCGCCGGACAACGAAAAATCAGGAAGAAAAAAGAGCTCATGCTCGCCGGGGCGCAAGGTAATCGTGTAGTCGGAACGAAACGCTCCTTCATTCCGAAAAATCCGAATTTCTGCCTGTCCCGGCATTTCCAGCGCCGCATCGAAACGATAATCAAGTTCAAGCTCATGCCGATAGAGACTGCTTCCATCCGGTCCGATATAAAACTCGAGGTTCCATTGTCCCGGTTCGGCCCCACCTGCATCAACACGGCAAGATGGATAAAGCGAGGCCTCCCAACGTTGGGAAGTCTCCTTTTCAAAATCGGGAAAGCGCACAGCAAAAAGATGTTCCGTCGGATCTGCAAAGCCGACTCCACGGAGCAGAAAAGAGGAATATGCCGGAACCTTCCCTGCCCCTATCCTGAACCACGGCAGCGATGTCTCCATTGTGATGGGTAAACGTACCGTGGTTTCCCAGGATTCAGGCGTATGAGGAAGCGGAAACGCGAAAGTCTTCTTCATGCCTAATACCGAGTCACCGGCCTCAAGGTTCAGGTCTATTCCGGGGCTGATATAGTCGACAAGAAAATCACGACCGGAGAAAAAACTTGTATCGCCTTTGATATAGTAGCGAGGAGTGACAGAGCCCTTCTCCGAGACAAAGAGTCGACCTTCTTCAGCTCTCGAACGATTTGGCCGTTCCCGAAGATGCAAGTTCGCGTCGGTGCCGATAATCTCGACCGATTTCACGGATCCGCCACAGGAGGCGAGCAGTACTGCACATCCCATAAAAACAAAAGAGAACAATAACGTATGTTTCATATTTCATCCATGCATCAGGAGTATGCTTCTCGTCAACAGCTCTGCAACTTCCCGTTTCCGCTCCGGGCCGAACTCAACATCGTCCCGCATGAGCGAATCGAAGCGGCCGCGAAAATTCTCGGGTAGTACTGGAAGAGTAAGCACCTGCTCTCCCAGCTGCCGGGGGGATGGCTCAAAGCGATGATTTACCGCGAGAAGGAAACTGCAAATTCTTCGGATAAAGCCTGCAAGGCTGATGACATAAAAAAGGGAATCACCCCGTACAACCGCCGATCCGAGATCTGCAAGATGGTGTTCGGCCCTTGCACGGTGCGCCTCCGACAGCTGCGTCCAGAAAGAAGCAGGGATCCGGTCGAGTTGGCCACGGACCTCATCGAGCCAAACGCCTTCCTGGAAGATGATTCGTCCGTAGCGGAGACGATAGAAGGTATAGGTACCGGAATCGCGGAAGGCCGCAAGGTTTTCATCAGGGCTTCTCAAAAGGCGATTGATAAAATCGATATATTTATATTCGATTCGAACCGGCAGGGTATCGATAAAAAAACGGTCTTTCATTGCATAGGCGGAACTTTCGAAAGCCCCTAAACCGGAAAAAATATCTTTTCGAACCTGGGGGTCGGGAAGCGAACCCCGATAGTATACATCGAGACTAAGATAGAAATAGGGATCATCGGGAGATATTTCCGCGGATTCATGAAGCGTAATTGCCTCTATCCCTGAGATAACCTTTAACTGCTCAATAAGCTTTTTTGCAGCCTGGGCAACATCGCGTACCATCAAATATCCTCCTTGCGCAACCGGGGATCCTGTGACATGCTTTTCGGCATGGAAACGATACCCGCAGGTCGGTATGGGGTCATACTGCCAAACGACACCCTATCTTCGGCAATCACATCGTTGCAGACACGCTTATATCGGGAGCTCGGCCTCTTCCAGGCCAGATTCTTCCCGCCAATGGTGCCGCTGTTTCTCCTCAAGCATAGCGATTTCTCAGAGGAAAGACCAGTCCGAAGCGAAGAGGGGCGATTGATCGGGAAAGAAATCCGTACGGCTCTTCCCGGTCTGCTGCACTACACAACACCGGCGGCTTTTCCCGACGGAAGCATGGGGCTGCCTTTGGGGGAAGACGAAAGCAGTGCACTTTCATCACTGTCTTCCAGAATTTCAGGAGCGCAGGCGCTTTCGTCTATAGAGACTGTGATTCTCATCCTCCCGGGAAACAATCAAAAAAAGGGAAAAGAGAAAAACGAAGCATTGAGGCTCGCAAAGAATTGTTTTCCGACAGGGGGGACCCTTACCAAATGGAACCCCGCCTTTCTCGACATCAGAACGATCGATGAAGAGGGGATTTTCTGGACACTTTATCCCTTGATCTCTTGATGATGATAGACAACCACACGGTTGCGCCCGTTTTCTTTGGCACTATACAGGGCCTTATCGGCGGCCAGACTGAGTGTCGATGCATCCGCACATTCGGGAAAACCAGCTATGCCACAGCTAAAGGTCACAAAGAATTGCTCTGATTCTGATTGCTGAATTACCCGTGAGAAATTTTCCCTAATTTCATTCATGATACGCTCGGCGGCGGTGACATCTGTATTCAAGAGGATAATACCGAACTCTTCACCGCCGTAACGGCCGATGATATCGGTACGCCTCAAACGATCAAGCAGAAGTCGCGCCAGATTCTTTAAGACACGATCTCCGGTGAGATGGCCATAGGTATCATTTACCCGTTTAAAATGGTCGGCATCGATCATGGCAAAGGCGAGGAACGTTTCCGAACGTGAGGCTCTGAGGAGCTCACGGGAAAGATGTTCCTTGAGATTCGTATGATTCAAAAGTCCCGTGAGGGAATCCCGCTCCATAAAATACCGAATATTTCTGTTTCGTTCGGCCCGGGTACTGACAACTTGGACCAGATAATCAGGATTAATAGGTTTGGTGAGAAAATCATCTCCGCCCCTGCAAATGGCTTCCATCTGTTTCTCTTTGTTTGATTCAAAGGAAAGAAAGACGATGGGCACACCTACAAATGCCTCATGCTGACGAAGGAGTGCGGTTAGTTCGATTCCGCTGCATCCGGGCATGTACATATCCATGAGAATCAACTCAGGTTTCGATTCGATCAGGATGCTCAGCACCTTCATGGGATCACTGGCAACCGAGGTTACCATACCTGCCTGCTGGAGAAGAAATGCATAGTAGGCCACCTGTTCGGGATCATCGTCGACAATAAGAATATGATACGGAGCAGCCTCAACCCTGGAGACAAGGCCGTCTATTTTATCCACGAGACGCCCAATATCCAGAGGCAGGAGAAAAAAAGCATCACCGCCCGCCCGTACAGCCTGCAGCCGCGTCATGAAATCTTCGTGTTCCGAAACAAAGATGATACCAAGCTTATTGCGGTAATGCCGTTTTACGGCCGATAAACCAGCTGAAAGCTCTTTATCGTGAAGAAGATGCTCGGTGTTGACAATAAGAAGCCTTCGCCCTCCCGACTCGAGTTTCCTCCGTACAATCGAAAGGTCATCAATCTCCTCAACCTCATATCCGTAATAGCCCAGCTGCTCGACAACATTGGAGGCAATCACGCCTGTACGGTCGACAAGATGGATAATTTTCTTTTCGGAAAGGCTCCCTCCCCCATCGCTCTTCGAATCTGGGCTTTGCTGTAACTCAGAAAAATCCGGGGCTTCCAACTCCTCCAGTTCTTCCGGCTCGCCCTCTTCACAGAGCCCCTCCAGAGCAGTTATTGCCTCCCTGAGACGGGAGTAATCTTCCGGCTCAGGAGGCTCTCCACTTTCAATAAGCTGCTCCAATCGATTTTCCAGGGCCTTTCCATTTCGAGAAAGTTCTTTAAAACCAAAAGTAGCCCCGGAACCGGCAAGTTTATGGACAAGAAGACGAAGTGTAGGAAGACTCCCGGCAGAACCATCCCTTTCCGCCATCATTAAAGCATCTTTAATTTCCCGGAAACGTTCGGGAAGCATTCTTATATACTCATCCGCAAGGGCGGCAAGCTTTTCTTTTAATTGAGCGGAGAATTCGTCCATCCTTCGATTATGGTTGAGAAGATATGCCGAGTCAAGGAAGAGGTTGCCTTGAAGCCATCTCTTTAGTATAGTGTTATACTATGATCAATGATAGTGACTTGTCGGCCAGCCTGGAAGACTACCTCGAAGCCATCCTGATACTGGAAAAACGTAATCGAGTTGCCCGTGTAAAAGAAATTGCGGAAGCGCTAAATGTCCAAATGCCCTCGGTGTCCGGGGCCTTAAAGGTTCTTCGCAGCAGAGGATTGGTCCACTATGAAAAAAACAGTTATATACGTCTGACGGAAGAAGGGATGAAGGTGGCCAAATCGATCCAGGATCGACACTTTGCCCTTGCCGGATTCTTACGAAAGGTGCTTAATCTTTCCGCAGATAGCGCTCAGGATATCGCCTGTAAAATCGAGCATGTCATCACCCCAGAACTTGCATCAAGGTTCAGAAGTTTGACTCAGTATATCGAAGACGAAGTTATTGCTAATCAGATGAGTCGAGATTCTTGGGAAATGCTCATTACCGGTCATCAGAAGAACGATTCCGATAACTGAAATAGCGACACACATCTTGTACAACACATTCGGAACATCGAGGATTCCTGGATAAACAGACATAGCGCCCGTGCAGGTTGGCGGCCATGGAAAAATCGGTTTGGTCGGCAGAGGGAATCAGGCTTTTGAGTTCTCTCTCAACAATCGCCGGATTTTCGCTATCGGAAAGGCCGATACGTCTGACAACCCTTCCGAAGTGAGTGTCAACAATGATTGCAGGCTTGCCAAAGCACTCCCCCAACACTACATTGGCACCTTTCCGCCCCAGCCCCGGAATCATCAACAGCTCTTCCATAGATTCCGGCACTCTTCCATCGAATTTTTCAAGTAAAGCAGCGGCTGCTGCCACAATGTGACGTGCCTTGACACGATAAAAGCCAACCGAATGGATAAGGTCCTCAATCTCTTCGCCATCGGCCTCGGCAAGCGATTTCGCATCAGGAAAACGTCGGAACAGTTTCTCGGTAACAACATTAACCTGCGCATCTGTTGTTCTGGAAGAAAGGATGACGGCAATCATAAGCTGATAACAGTTATCATGCCGCAAAAGCGTTTCGGCCTTTGGCCATGTCTGCAAAAGGCGCTCGACCACCATTGCCGACAGCGAATCTCGATTCATAAAGATAGCCTATCATAAGCGCAGAAGAAGGCCAACGGCTTGACCCAAAAGAGGACGATCGTTATACTTTGCCTCGGTCTCCGGGATGTAGCCTAGTGGCTAAGGCGCCTGCTTTGGGAGCAGGAGATCGCCAGTTCGAGTCTGGCCATCCCGATGATGCATGCGTCCATAGCTCAGCTGGATAGAGCAACGGCCTTCTAAGCCGTAGGTCGCAGGTTCGAATCCTGCTGGACGTAGTTTTAATTCTTTATATTATAAACAATTATACAAATAATTCATTTTTATCAATTTTGTTTCTGTCTTCATTGCACCCCAAACGATTTTATGACACAAGAATTTTATGCCTCGGAAACCAGATCCATGGACAGTTGAACGAATTCGCGGTCTGGCCGCCTCTATCATCGTGAATGTGCTGCAAGCTGTGTTTTGATTTGTGTGTTTGGTGGAGGTATAGGAGTTGTACCCTTCGCATGGCAGAATTATAATACTCCCACGTCATTTCGATGGTTATCTGCATGAATTTTATGTTGATAAAAGAAGTTATATGTCATTTTATCGGAGATAGTAGTGAAAAGAATATTAGAAACAGAGAGACTCTTTCTCAGAGAGTTAGTTGCAGACGATAAAGTAGAGCTATCAAAAATATTAAGCAATCCAGATTCAATGCAATTTTACCCAGCGCCATTTAGCGATAAAGAAGTTGAGGATTGGATTAAATGGAGCATTGATAATTACAAAAGATATAGGCATGGACTCTGGGCTGTCATTCTAAAAGAAGGGAATATTTTCCCTGGCGATTGTGGAATAACTATGCAAGACATTAAAGGTGAAAAACTACCTGAACTTGGATATCATATCAAAAAAGAATATTGTAATAAAGGATATGCCACAGAAGCAGCAAAAGCATGTATGGACTATGCATTTAGAACGCTATATTATCCAGTTCTTTATACATATACAAAACATGATAATAGGCCTTCAGATAGAGTTGCAGAAAAAACCGGAATGAAGTTTGTGAAGTGTTTTGAGAAAGAGGTAATGGGAGAAGTGGTTAAGGAAAAACTCTACTGCAAACACCGATAAAACGACATATAACAGCGAATATGCGTTTTCGTCGCCTGCGGCTTCACCTAAATGGCCTTTGGCCGCAAGCTTCCTATGACAAGTTGGTGTATTTACGGAACGTTTGATGTAATATCAAATTTGAAGATAACGTTTTTAGGCTGTTATAGCTAAAAAGAAAGCAAATTATTTTTGTTGAGGTCTTGCTTAAAGTTATCATTTATGATAACTTTAAGTCTATGAAATAGGAAATTGTATTTTTTAGTGAAAAGGTCTCAAAAGAGACAATGAAATTTCCCAAAGGAATATTGGCAGACTTCTTACATATAGCTGAAATGATTGAAAGCTTTGGTCCGTCTCTTGGGATGCCATATACAAGAGCCATGGGAGGGGGGCTATTTGAAATCCGAGCAAAAGGGAAAGAAGGCATCGGACGGTCCTTATTTTGTACTGTTAAGGATCAGAAAGTGATAATTTTACATTCGTTTGTAAAGAAAACGAATAAAACGCCAAAGCAAGATTTAGAACTTGCTCGGAAACGACTGAAGGAGGTTCAATGATGGAAACAGTTTCTTTTAATGATTTCAAGAAA
This DNA window, taken from Sediminispirochaeta bajacaliforniensis DSM 16054, encodes the following:
- a CDS encoding GNAT family N-acetyltransferase, translated to MKRILETERLFLRELVADDKVELSKILSNPDSMQFYPAPFSDKEVEDWIKWSIDNYKRYRHGLWAVILKEGNIFPGDCGITMQDIKGEKLPELGYHIKKEYCNKGYATEAAKACMDYAFRTLYYPVLYTYTKHDNRPSDRVAEKTGMKFVKCFEKEVMGEVVKEKLYCKHR
- the rpmB gene encoding 50S ribosomal protein L28, with the protein product MSRRCEICGKGTVAGHSVPRKGQPKKQGGAGQHIGVRTKRVFKPNLVKVKALVGNQKKTITVCTRCLKSNKVVKA
- the thrA gene encoding bifunctional aspartate kinase/homoserine dehydrogenase I codes for the protein MSGWLVHRVDGRACGSREGINRLKEILSDGTDMRSVVSVASEKDVTGILISLIHLAMARNEQLWGRMEELRENRFSMIDEMVPSLYRDQFDERLRRDFHDLEDIIRAVWLVRDCSDRTRYYISSLGTIWITAAIAARLKAEGLSVRYGNAEEVLVIRYSESGPEVCWSETELRWKNFLEKDNSFDVLVVPGGLAALENGGGASFHSDGAEMTATIFANLVEAEAVRIWTSVDGVMSADPNMVPGAEVIPELTYQEATELAFFGADILHPPAMTPAMIKDIPISISPFAHPDFPGTRISGKNTNGADHPVKGFSIISDIALLNIEGAGMIGVPGISARLFRALNGKGISVILISQASSEHSICCAVPSAQGEEAKETATGAFASELATYRINSIDIEGDCAILAAVGDQMSGIPGIAANFFGALGKTGVNVRAIAQGSSERNISAVIRRSDSARALRAVHAGFYLSPQSLSIGIIGPGLIGGTLINQIAGESKALRKAFNLDLRVRGITDSRRMTLAEQGIDIDGWKKTLEEHAEEADIDRFVDHVAADYFPHAVIIDCTSSDELPKRYAEWLNRGIHIITPNKKAGTAPWNEYTKMTEIANRRRRHFLYETTVGAGLPIIGTLRELIRTGDKIISIEGVFSGTLAYLFWRFDGSAPFSSLVAEAKKLGYTEPDPRDDLSGMDIVRKTVILAREVGYPVEVGDVPVKSLVPPHLVEVPVSEFMEQLSDIDEEMDGLLKGAQAENKMLKYVGSIDESGNCRVELKGYPMDHPFARITGSDNIVAFTTERYRQQPLVIQGPGAGPEVTAGGVFADLLRLASYLGAKL
- a CDS encoding BMP family ABC transporter substrate-binding protein codes for the protein MKKVLLTLIVGLVLMSVFFAGCQKKEEPVAEVPAAESQEAQAEPFKAAFVYIGVPGDLGYTYEHERGRKYVEAQLGDKVETTFIENVPEGPDAARIIRQYAQKGYDMIFATSFGYMDFMYEVAQEFPDVYFEHCSGYKTAENMSTYFGRMYQARYLAGLVAGKSSKSGKIGYVGAFPIPEVIRGINAFTIGARKVNPNATVKVVWTNTWYDPVKEREAAVALLDDGCDLITQHQDTTEPQKAAQERGMVSIGYDSDMGKFVGDSVLVSPMWNWGPYYAETIEQAMAGVWKSHSFWGGLKDGVVELSEFSPKVTDDVTSLVDEETAKIEAGEWDVFWGPVKAQDGSMMVPAGEKMSDPDMLNMSVFVDGVLGKSGN
- a CDS encoding diguanylate cyclase — encoded protein: MDEFSAQLKEKLAALADEYIRMLPERFREIKDALMMAERDGSAGSLPTLRLLVHKLAGSGATFGFKELSRNGKALENRLEQLIESGEPPEPEDYSRLREAITALEGLCEEGEPEELEELEAPDFSELQQSPDSKSDGGGSLSEKKIIHLVDRTGVIASNVVEQLGYYGYEVEEIDDLSIVRRKLESGGRRLLIVNTEHLLHDKELSAGLSAVKRHYRNKLGIIFVSEHEDFMTRLQAVRAGGDAFFLLPLDIGRLVDKIDGLVSRVEAAPYHILIVDDDPEQVAYYAFLLQQAGMVTSVASDPMKVLSILIESKPELILMDMYMPGCSGIELTALLRQHEAFVGVPIVFLSFESNKEKQMEAICRGGDDFLTKPINPDYLVQVVSTRAERNRNIRYFMERDSLTGLLNHTNLKEHLSRELLRASRSETFLAFAMIDADHFKRVNDTYGHLTGDRVLKNLARLLLDRLRRTDIIGRYGGEEFGIILLNTDVTAAERIMNEIRENFSRVIQQSESEQFFVTFSCGIAGFPECADASTLSLAADKALYSAKENGRNRVVVYHHQEIKG
- a CDS encoding metal-dependent transcriptional regulator; this encodes MINDSDLSASLEDYLEAILILEKRNRVARVKEIAEALNVQMPSVSGALKVLRSRGLVHYEKNSYIRLTEEGMKVAKSIQDRHFALAGFLRKVLNLSADSAQDIACKIEHVITPELASRFRSLTQYIEDEVIANQMSRDSWEMLITGHQKNDSDN
- a CDS encoding type II toxin-antitoxin system RelE/ParE family toxin, with the translated sequence MKFPKGILADFLHIAEMIESFGPSLGMPYTRAMGGGLFEIRAKGKEGIGRSLFCTVKDQKVIILHSFVKKTNKTPKQDLELARKRLKEVQ
- a CDS encoding DUF4037 domain-containing protein — protein: MVRDVAQAAKKLIEQLKVISGIEAITLHESAEISPDDPYFYLSLDVYYRGSLPDPQVRKDIFSGLGAFESSAYAMKDRFFIDTLPVRIEYKYIDFINRLLRSPDENLAAFRDSGTYTFYRLRYGRIIFQEGVWLDEVRGQLDRIPASFWTQLSEAHRARAEHHLADLGSAVVRGDSLFYVISLAGFIRRICSFLLAVNHRFEPSPRQLGEQVLTLPVLPENFRGRFDSLMRDDVEFGPERKREVAELLTRSILLMHG
- the nth gene encoding endonuclease III — protein: MNRDSLSAMVVERLLQTWPKAETLLRHDNCYQLMIAVILSSRTTDAQVNVVTEKLFRRFPDAKSLAEADGEEIEDLIHSVGFYRVKARHIVAAAAALLEKFDGRVPESMEELLMIPGLGRKGANVVLGECFGKPAIIVDTHFGRVVRRIGLSDSENPAIVERELKSLIPSADQTDFSMAANLHGRYVCLSRNPRCSECVVQDVCRYFSYRNRSSDDR